TCGTCCGGAGCGACCACGGTGATGACCCGCTTGGCGTAGAGCTTGCCCTTCTCGCCCAGGATCTCGGCGGCCTCCTCGTAGCCCTTGCCGGCCCCTTCCAGAACCACGGGATTGACGAACCCCCGGCCCCGGCCCTGGGCCTCGTGGGCGAAAAAGGCGTCCACGCCGGCCTCGGTCAGGGCCTTCTTGGTCCGGTTCATCATGTTCATGCGCACCACGGCGACGATCTCCTTCATGCCGCGACCTCCTCCACGCCCTCGCGCAGACCGGAACTGATGGTGTAGACCTCCTCCACGGGACTGACGAAGACCTTTCCGTCGCCAAAGGCCCCCTTGGTCCCGGTCTTGGCCGCCTCCATGATCGTCCGGATGACGAAATCCTTGTCATCGGCTCGGACCACGCTCATGAGCATGGTCTTGGGGATCTCATCGTAGGTCACCTCGCCGATCTTGATGCCCCGCTGTTTGCCGCGGCCGGCCACGGAATATTTGGTCACGGCCGGAAACCCGGCGTCCATCAGGGCCGCCAGGACCTCGTCGCTCTTTTCAGGCCGGACTATGGCCCGGATCATGATCATCATGTTTCTCCCTCCCTTCTCTTTGTGTCGATTCACGGGCCGCATCAGGCGGCCATGAGGCCGAAATCCATGAGCAGCTGTTCCAATTCCTCGATGGCCAGGGGCTTGGGGATGACAAACATGTCGTTCCCGTCGATGGTCCGGGCCAGATTGCGATAGTGGTCGGCCTGGGGGGCCGTGGCGTTCCACTCGATGACCGTCTTCCGGTTGATCTCGGCCCGCTGGACGTCGTTGTCCCGGGGCACGAAATAGATCATCTGGGTGCCGATTTTTTTGGCCAGCTCCTCGATCATCTCACGCTCGTTGTCCAC
This sequence is a window from Deltaproteobacteria bacterium. Protein-coding genes within it:
- a CDS encoding P-II family nitrogen regulator, which produces MKEIVAVVRMNMMNRTKKALTEAGVDAFFAHEAQGRGRGFVNPVVLEGAGKGYEEAAEILGEKGKLYAKRVITVVAPDEDVEGIVTAIMEVNRTGKPGDGKIFVLPMTDAVRVRTGETGAQSIS
- a CDS encoding P-II family nitrogen regulator, producing MMIMIRAIVRPEKSDEVLAALMDAGFPAVTKYSVAGRGKQRGIKIGEVTYDEIPKTMLMSVVRADDKDFVIRTIMEAAKTGTKGAFGDGKVFVSPVEEVYTISSGLREGVEEVAA
- the nifH gene encoding nitrogenase reductase (nitrogenase iron protein; nitrogenase component 2; with component 1, an molybdenum-iron protein, catalyzes the fixation of nitrogen to ammonia; nitrogen reductase provides electrons to the nitrogenase complex; in R. etli there are three essentially identical copies of nifH which are actively expressed during symbiosis); this encodes EIYIVCSGEMMAMYAANNICKGIMKYAQSGGVRLGGLICNSRNVDNEREMIEELAKKIGTQMIYFVPRDNDVQRAEINRKTVIEWNATAPQADHYRNLARTIDGNDMFVIPKPLAIEELEQLLMDFGLMAA